The Amblyomma americanum isolate KBUSLIRL-KWMA chromosome 5, ASM5285725v1, whole genome shotgun sequence genome window below encodes:
- the LOC144135425 gene encoding sulfotransferase ssu-1-like encodes MDSDHFACLDGLRTIKDCSGPNIGFAMSYEPQEDDVIIAGYPKSGTTWMQYIVSSIFTSGNPPKTTLDLMLSSPNMEMMGADAVRKMPRPGALKTHIPLHSLKYSTRAKYIYIARNPHDCCVSFYYFINEFTPKDCKELPFDAFFDMFLAGDLLYIDYFDHLLSWYPHRNDPNVLFITYERLKKDTSYWVLRIADFLGEEYGSALRKNEALLNKVLDSCTIENMKTALSDSTNVWIQKALDLPLEKRISSLEVYRNDLSGKEEMPRGGGFVRKGIVGDWKSLFTPAQVERMKATIAEKCAAMPEVMNIWKDLQLPL; translated from the coding sequence atgGATTCAGACCACTTTGCGTGCCTCGATGGTTTACGCACGATCAAGGATTGCAGCGGACCCAACATCGGCTTTGCTATGAGCTACGAGCCACAAGAAGATGACGTAATCATTGCCGGCTATCCAAAGTCCGGCACGACTTGGATGCAGTACATCGTCTCCAGCATATTCACCAGCGGGAATCCGCCGAAGACAACGCTCGACCTCATGTTGTCTTCGCCCAACATGGAGATGATGGGTGCCGACGCGGTTCGAAAGATGCCTCGGCCCGGAGCCCTGAAGACTCATATTCCCCTCCACTCCCTTAAGTACTCCACTAGAGCCAAGTACATCTACATCGCAAGGAACCCTCATGACTGCTGCGTGTCTTTCTACTATTTCATTAACGAATTCACTCCTAAAGATTGCAAGGAGCTGCCGTTCGACGCCTTTTTTGACATGTTCTTGGCTGGAGACTTGCTGTACATTGATTACTTCGATCACCTCCTGTCCTGGTACCCGCATCGCAATGACCCCAACGTGCTCTTTATAACCTACGAGCGCCTGAAGAAAGACACGTCCTACTGGGTGTTACGGATAGCTGATTTCCTAGGAGAAGAGTATGGGAGTGCTCTGAGGAAAAACGAGGCCCTTCTGAACAAGGTTCTGGACTCGTGCACGATAGAGAACATGAAGACTGCCCTAAGCGATTCGACAAATGTGTGGATCCAGAAAGCCTTAGATTTGCCCCTGGAGAAACGCATCAGTTCTCTGGAGGTGTACAGGAATGACCTAAGTGGCAAGGAGGAAATGCCCCGCGGAGGAGGTTTTGTCCGTAAAGGCATTGTGGGCGACTGGAAGAGCCTTTTCACTCCTGCGCAAGTGGAGCGAATGAAGGCGACAATCGCGGAGAAGTGTGCCGCAATGCCGGAAGTTATGAATATCTGGAAAGACTTGCAGCTACCATTGTAA